The Leifsonia sp. ZF2019 DNA segment CAGGCCGTACCGGGCGCCTCGCTCCAGCGCCGCGTCGCGGAAGCGCCAGCCGTAGGCCCCGCCGCGGTCGAAGACGTGCCGCGGAGGAGAGACGACGATGATCTCGCGGTGCCCGAGCTCGTGGAGGTGATCGACGAGGATCCGCGCCGACTCGCCGAAGTCGAGGTCGAACACGTCCAGTCCCTCGGTGTGCTTGGGGAGGCCGACGAGTGCTCCCGGCTGGGGCGCGGCGCGCAGGGTGTCCAGCCGCGGATCCTCGTGGACGACATCAAGCAGGACGACCCCGTCGACCATCCCCGCGCTGGTGACTCGGCGGAGTGCGGCCGTCGCGTCGGCTTCGGTCACGAGCAGGATGTCGTAGCCGAGCTCGCGTGCGGTGTCGGACACCGGCAGGACGTACTGCAGCATGGCCGGCGCGAACTCGTCCTGGTGGAACTGGGTGAGCAGCCCGATGACCATGGTCTGGGACGTGGCGAGTGCTCGTGCGCCGGCGTTGGCGGTGAAGCCCAGAGTCGCGATCGCTTCGTCGATTCGCGCACGTGTCGACGGCGAGATCGGTCGTTTGCCCGACAGCGCATAGGAGACCGTGCTGGGTGACACGCCCGCGTGGCGGGCGACATCCGTGATGGTGATGGCCATCGCGTCTCCTTTCATCGTCGAACCGGTTCGACAACTGTAGCGGCGCTGGAGGAGAAAGACAAGTCGAAGCGGTTCGACGATTCTTCACGGTCGGATCGTCCGCTCCCCGTCCGTGCGCGGGCGGGCGGCGCCGCCGCTCGCGGCTGGCCGATGCTCCCCGGTCAGGCGACCGGGCGTGTGCTCCCCCGATCGACCAGACGCGGCTCGATCAGGCGGACGATCGGGGCTCCCGCCCGCTCCGGATCGGCGATCCGCGTGACCAGCTGGCGGACGGCGAGCTCGCCCAGCCGATCCGGGGAGGTCTCCACGGCTGTGTACGGCAGCGAGAACGTCTGGCCGAAATCCCGCGAATAGACCCCGACGACGGAGAGGTCGTCCGGTGCGCGCACGCCGCGCTTGTGGAGGTACGAGGGCAGCGCGGCGATCATGGCGTCGTTGTGCACGATGAGTCCGGTGGCGGTCGGGGCGGTGGCGAAGGCCGCGTCGAACGCGGTGTCGATGCCGGGCTGGCGCGAGTCGCCGTAGAGTGCGGAGATCCGGATGCCATACCGCGCCGCCCTGTCGACGGCCGCGTCCCGGAAACGCCAGGCGTAGGAGCCGCCGCGCTCGTAGACGTGACGGGGCGGCGTGATGAGGACGAGTTCCGTGTGACCGAGCGCGGCGAGGTGGTCGACGGCCAGGCGGGCCGCCTCGCCGAAATCGAGGTCGTAGGAGTCGAAACCGGCGCTGTCCCTGGCGTAGCCGATGAGCACCGCCGGCTGGGCGGCCTCCCGCAGCGGCTCGAGCCGGACGTCGTCGTAGGTCACGTCGAGCAGCACGACGCCGTCGACCATGCGCGAAGAGGTCGTCCGCCGCACCGCTTCGACGAGGTCGGTGTCGGTCACCATCAGCAGGTCGAAGCCGTCTTCGCGGGCCGTCGTCGACACCGGGAGCACATACTGCAGCATGGCCGGGGCGAACTCGTCGTCCTGGAACTGCAGGTACAGGCCCAGCACATTCGTCTGCGCGGTCGCCAGCGCCCGTGCTCCGGCGTTCGGGGTGAAGCCGAGATCGTCGATGGCCGCCTGGATCCGGGCCCGGGTCTCGTCCGAGATCATGCGCTTGCCCGAAAGGGCGTACGACACCGTGCTCCGCGACACTCCGGCAGCGCGGGCCACGTCGCCGATCGTTGCTGCCATCTGTCCTCCGGTAAGGGTCTGCTGATTGTTTCACGTCGTGAGGATGTGCGCAGCGATGCGGTGAGAGGGTCGTCGAATCGGTTCGCCAGATTTCCTTGACGTTCTGCCGATCGAAGGTCTAACTTTCCTCCTGAGTGCATCGAACCGGTTCGACGCACGATCTCGAACGGACCGCGTTCACTGTCGCGGCCGCTTCATCACTGATTGAGCAATGGAGAACAATCATGTCTGATACTCGATCGGATCGGTCGTCCGCGCCGATCCGGGGTGCTGATCCCTCGCCCCGCCGCTCCCGGATCCCGACCGCGCGCCGCGTCACCGCGACCGTCGCCGGATTCGCACTCGTCGCCGCAGGAGGGGTGCTCGCCTCGACGCTCCCCGCCGCGGCTGCGCCCGCCGCCGCCTCGACACTCACCGTTCAGGCCGACCAGCCTTTCCGCCCGGTGTCCCACGTCGGCACCGGCTCCTTGTACGGACTCGCCGACGCGACGACGCCGTCCGACGGACTGGTGCAGGCGATCAAGCCCACCGAGTTCGTCATGAAGCCGATCGGCGGCAAGCAGCAGCCCACCGGCGACATCGGCCAGACCTGGCAGAAGGCCGACGCGGCCGGCGCGAAGGTCGTCGACCGGCTCGCGGACTACTACCCGGGCTGGCCCTACCAGTTCAGTTGGAGCAACTGGGACCAGTTCGTGACCGATCAGATCCAGCAGGTCAAGGCCTCCGGCATGACGAACCTCTCGGCGTGGGCACCGTGGAACGAGCCGGACGGAACGTGGCTGGCCTCCAACGGGACGTTCGAGGACTTCTGGACGCACACGTACCGTCTGATCCGCAGCCTCGATCCGACGACACCGATCCAGGGGCCGAGCTTCTCGGACAACATCAGCGACATGCAGAACTTCCTGAACAACGCGGTCGCGACGAACACCGTGCCGGACGTGCTCGCCTGGCACGAGCTGGCCGGCTCGTCGTTGATCGCGGGCGACGTCGCCAAGGTGCAGGGGATGGAGGACGCCCTCGGCATCCAGCGCCGACCCATCGACATCGAGGAGTACGCCGCGCCCGCCGAGGTCGGCATCCCGGGTTCGCTGGTCGGCTACGTGGCGAAGTTCGAGCGCCTGGGCATCCGCGACGCCGAGCTGGCGTTCTGGAACCAGTCCGGCGCGCTCGGCGACCTGCTCACCGGCCAGGGCGGCAGCCCGAACGGCGCGTACTGGCTCTACAAGTGGTACGCGGACATGAACGGCGACATGGTCACCACCACGCCGCCCGGCAACAACAACTTCGACGCTGCGGCGTCCGTCACCGCCGACAAGAAGGAGGTCGACGTCATCACCGGTGGCGCATCGGGCACCGCGGGCATCCGCGTCGCCGGCCTCGACAAACTGGCCGTCGGCTCGAAGGTGAACGTGAAGCTCGAGTTCACCCCGTCGTACGGCCGGACCGTCGCGGTCGCCGGGCCCACGACCATCTCGACGACCACCTACCAGGTCGGCAGCGACGGCTCCATCACCGTGCCCGTCGTGATGAACCCGGCCTACGGCTACCACATCGTCGTGACGCCGGCGAGCCAGACCACCGACCTCTCCGGCACCTACTCGATCTCGAACCTGAACAGCGGCCTCGCGCTCGACACCCAGGCCGGCGGCACGGACGCCGGCACGGCGGTCGTGCAGAACACCGCGGCGGCCGGCGGCAGTGCCACCCAGACGTGGAAGCTCGTCTCCGCCGGTTCCGGTCTCTACAAGATCGTCAACCCCGCGACCGGCCTGGTGCTCGGCGTCCAGGGCGGCGGGACGGCGACGGGCGTGCCCGCCGTCATCTGGGGCGACAGCGGCACCGACGACCACCTCTGGCAGGTCGTGCCGGACGGCAAGGGCGACTACCGGTTCGAGAACTACGGAACGGGTCTGGTCCTGGGGGTCGCCGGCATGAGCACGACCGCAGGCGCGGGTGTCGTGCAGTGGACGGACGGCTCGGTCACCTCGGGCTGCACAGCGACCGGCCCCCGTCAGCCCGGCAAGATCGGCTCGGCGCTGTCGTTCTGCGACAGCAGCGCGTATGCGCAATTGCCGACCGGCGCGGTGAGCGGCCTGACCGGTGACTACACGGTCTCGGCGTGGGTGAACCCGGCGAGCAACACCTCCTGGCAGCGGCTGTTCGACATCGGCTCCGGCAGCAACGCCAGCATGTTCGTCACCCTCAACGACGGCACCGAGCTGCGCTACGCGATCACCACCAGCGGAGGAGGCGGCGAGCAGCGACTCAACAGCAGCACGAAGACGCTGCCGCTGAACCAGTGGTCTCTCGTGACCGTGACCGTCGCCGGCACGACCGGGACGCTCTACGTGAACGGGCAGGTCGTCGCGACGAACGCGAACATGACGATCCACCCGTCGGCGTTCGGGCAGAGCACGAGGAACTACATCGGCAAGTCGCAGTACAGCAGCGACCCCGCACTGAACGCGACCGTGGACGACTTCAACATCTACAGCCGTGCCCTCAGTGCGGCCGAGGTGGCGGCGCTCGCCTCCGGTCAGGCGGGCGCGGGCGACGTCGTCCACTACGCCTTCGACGAGGCCGGCGGCGCGACGTTGGTGGACTCGTCCGGCAGCGGTCGCAACGGCACCGTCGTGGCCGGGACCTCGGCGGCGGCGAACACGTCGGCCACCGACGCTCAGACCGCCGACCACTTCTGGACGCTGCACGCGCTGAGCGCGCCCACCGCGCCCACCGGTGCGACGCCGACGGCGACCCCCTCGGCGGTCACGGTCGGCTGGACGGCACCGGCGGATGACGGCGGCACCCCGATCACGGGCTACCGGATCTTCCGGCAGGGCGTTGCGGACCCGGTCGCCTCCGTGGGAGCCGACGCCACCTCCGCAACGGTCACGGGCGTCTGGCCGGGCGACACCGCGTCGTTCGGTGTGACCGCCGTCAATGCGGCGGGCGAGAGCGCCGAGTCCACGCTCAGCGCTCCGGTCACCGTGCCCGACGGCGCGACGAGCAAGCCGGGCCAGGCGGCCCTGTCGAACGACAACGGCTGGGACACCGGGCTCCAGGACGGCAGCTACAACGTCGTCATGAACCTGTGGTGGGGCGAGGAGGGGTCGATCTACCGGCTCTACGAGAACGGGACCCTGATCGCCACCAAGCAGCTGACCTTCGGCGGCGTCGGTGCCCAGAACGTCTCCATCCCGGTCACCGGGAAGACGAACGGCACCTACGTCTACACGGCGCAGCTGGTGAACAGCAAGGGAACCACCGCGACCACCAGCACCACCGTCAAGGTGACCCAGGCGAACCCGGGTACGCCGGTTCTCAGCAACGACGACTGGAACGGCGGCGGCACTTACACCGTCACGGCGAACATGTGGTGGGGGACCAACGCGACCTCCTACACGTTCTCCGAGAACGGCGTCGTCGTCGGCCGGGGCGACCTGACCGCGAACACGCCGAACGCCCAGGCGGCCACGCTGAAGGTCGAAGGCAGGGCGAAGGGGACCTACACCTACACGGTCGCCTTCACCAACGCCGCGGGCACCACGACCAGCAAGACGATGACGGTGACCGTCGTCAAGTAGCACCATGCGAAGCAGGGCCGGCATCACCGCCGGCCCTGCTTCGTCCATCGTCGGCGACGAGCAGCGCCGCGTGCCGGGCTCGCGTGCGATCATGTCCCATGCCGTCCTTCCCGGAGAGCCTTCCCGACGCGCCGAACCGCCGACCCGACATCGATGACGACTTCCGTGCCGGGCTGAGTCCGCAGCGCTGGGTCGCGAGTTATCTGCCGCAGTGGACCACGGCGGAGCGGGCACGTGCGCACTACGAGATCGGCGCTGCCGGGATCGTGTTGCGGATCGATGCCGACCAGCCCGATTGGCGCCCCGAAGACGCGCCTCTGCGCGTCTCGAACCTGCAGACCGGCGTCTACTCCGGGCCGGTCGGCTCCCGGCTCGGGACTCATCGCCACCGCGAGGATCTCGAGGTGCGCACGGAGACGCCGCAGACGCTCCTCTTCGCGCCGTCGCGCGGGCGAGTGGAGATCACGGCCTCCGCGAGCCGGGACGCCGGCTGCATGCTCGCGGCGTGGCTCGTCGGAACCGAGCACCGATCCCCTTCCGAGTCCGGTGAGATCTGCATCTTCGAGATCGACGCCGACGCGATCGGGGAGACCACCGTGGCCCGCACAGGAATCAAAGCGCATCACGACCCGGGACTGGCCACCGACATGGCCGCGGTCGTCGTCCCGGTGGACGCCTCGTCCCCACACACCTGGACGGTGGTCTGGCATGACGGCGAGACCGTGATCGGATGCGACGGCCACACGCTCCGGCGCATCCCGCAGGCCCCCGACTACCCGCTGTTCCTCATGATCGACCTCTTCGAGATCGGGACACGCGGCGGCCACTACCCCAAGACCGCAACCATCCACCGCGTCCGCGCGTGGCAGTGAGGTGCTGACGGCCGCGGTCCAGCGACACCCTCAGCGGCGCGCAGCGAGGAGGGCCTCCGTGTGCTCGACGACTTCGCCGGGTCCGTCATGCCGGCGGAGCGCCGCGCCGATGCGTTCGGCGGCGGCCCGGTAGTCGGCTCCGTCGGAGATGCGCCGCCAGGCGCGCAGGATCGCGCGGGACGACGGCGTTCCCGTGCGCAGATTCACCCCGGCGCCGGACCAGGCGACGCGGGCTGCGACTTCCGGTTTGTCCAGGTCTCCGCCCGCGATCACCAGGGGTACGCCGTGGCGCAACGCCGCCAGCACCCCGCCCCACCCTCCGTTGGTCACCATCACGTCGACGCGGGGGAGCAGCCGATCGTACGGAAGCAGGTCTGCGACGCGCGCGTTCGCCGGCGCGGGGAACGGCAGAGCGCTGTTCCCGCGCACTCCCGTCGCGACGGCCAGCTGCACCTGCTGCCGCCCGAGGGCGGCGAACGTCGGCCGGATGAGGTCGTCGGGGTCCACATTCTGCGTGCCCTGGGTCACATGCACGAGTGGACGCGGGTCTGCGACCGACTCCGGCCACCACGCGGGCTCGGGGATGCCGTTGCCGGCATGGTCCGCGAGCTCGCCCACCCAGACGATCCTGCCCGGCCACTCCGGGCGGGGGTACTCCAACTGCTCGACGCCGCTGGCACACACCAGGTCGCGTGAGTACAGCGCCTCCTGGAACGTGAGTGCGGTCGGTGGGAGACCGGCGAGCGCGCGTTGCTCGTGGAACGCGCGCTGGATCGGGCGGGATGCGGCCGAGATCGCCGCCCACAGGGCGCGGTCCCGCAGGCGGCCCAGCGCAGACGCCGCCGGACGCAGGCCCAGACCGGGCGGCGGCGCACCCGGCGACGGTGTCGCGAGGGGGACGAGCGAGACGGTCACCCGCGGCGTGCCGGTCCGCTCGGCGGCCAGATGCGCCCCGAGGGAGAGGCTGTCGGCGACGAGGACATCCCAGGGCCGTGTGTCGAAGGCCGCCGTCAGGTCTGCGCATTGCGCCGCTCCCGTCCGGACGAACAGGTCCTCGACGTTCACGATCATCTGGCGGGGCCCTTTCCGGCCGCGCAGCCGCGGAAAGGTCCGGGCCGGATCGTTCTCGTCGAAGTCCGGCGCCCTCACCCACGGCACGGTCTCCGCGCCGTCCGCGCGGAAGGCTTCGGCATGGGCAGACCCTGTGTAGACGCGCACCCGGTGCCCGGCGGCAGCGAAGGCGCGCACGACCGCACGCATGGGTGCGACGTGACCGGAGAACGGCATCACCGCGAACATCACCTCTGCCATAGCAGACATGGTGACGCATGCGGTCCGGACGGTGCCAGAGGGCGCCTCCCGGACCCGCCGGTGTCAGACGATCCCGCCCACCATCGCATCCCGGCGCAGCTGCGCGTGCGTGGCGTGGAACTTCCCGTCCGGCGTCCACCACGCTTCGTGTCCGGCGGCGTCGGGGTCGTTCTCGACGACGACCGGCCAATGGTCGCGGATGTTCTTGATGTAGTAGCGGAGTTCCCCGCCGACCGTGCGCTTCTCGACCTTGTCGGAGGCTTCCAGCTGTTCCTGAGTGGGCTCGTCCATGCGAGCATCATAGGTCCGCGTCGCCCGGGACCGTGCTCGGTCGAGCCGGGTGGGGAGGGGTGGATCGTCAGGGCGTGGATACCGGGCGGCGTGTGCGATAGACATGCGGTGAGGCGTGACCGTACGGCGAGGGGAGGCGGCCGTGATCGACAGGCCCGGGCTTGCGGAGTTCATCCGGCACCGGCGGGAGGCGCTCCAGCCCGAGGACGTCGGGCTGCCACCGGGCCGGCGGAGGCGCGCCGTCGGCCTCCGGCGCGAGGAGGTGGCGGCGCTGTCCCACATGTCGACCGACTACTACTCGCGCCTCGAGCGCGGCGACGGCCCGCAGCCGTCCGAGCAGATGCTCGCCGCGATCGCCCAGGGCCTGCATCTGACGCTCGCCGAACGCGATCATCTCTTCCGTCTGGGCGGTCGCACTCCGCCGGACCGGGGAGCGTCCACCGAGCACATCAGCCCGGGAATGCTCCGCGTGTTCGACCGGCTCGACGACACTCCCGCCGAGATCGTCACGGAGCTGGGCGAGACCCTGCGGCAGACGGCGCTGAGCGTCACGCTCGTCGGGGACCTCGTCGCGCTGACGGGGGCGGAGCGGTCGATCGGATACCGCTGGTTCACCGACCCGGGAAGTCGTGCGGCCTACACCGAGGAGGAGCGGGAGGTCCTGTCGCGCGTCTACGCGTCCGGACTCCGGGAACTCGCCGCCGCCCGCGGCGCGGGATCGCCTGCCGATCGTCTGCGCCAGCAGCTGCTCGATTCGAGCGAGGAGTTCCGGAGCGCCTGGGACCACCACGACGTCGGATTGCGTCCCCCGGATCGCAAACGCTTCCTCCATCCCGAGGTGGGCGTTCTCGAGCTGAGCTGCCAGACGTTGCTCGACCCCGAGCAATCGCATCGCCTGCTGGTGTACACGGCGACGCCGGGGAGCGACAGCAGCGAGAAGCTGCGCCTGCTGTCGGTCATCGGCGCCCGGTCCTTCGCGTGACCGTTCCCGCGGAGAGGTGGATCGGATGTCAGTGGATCGCCGCGCACTGGAACGCGCG contains these protein-coding regions:
- a CDS encoding LacI family DNA-binding transcriptional regulator, yielding MAITITDVARHAGVSPSTVSYALSGKRPISPSTRARIDEAIATLGFTANAGARALATSQTMVIGLLTQFHQDEFAPAMLQYVLPVSDTARELGYDILLVTEADATAALRRVTSAGMVDGVVLLDVVHEDPRLDTLRAAPQPGALVGLPKHTEGLDVFDLDFGESARILVDHLHELGHREIIVVSPPRHVFDRGGAYGWRFRDAALERGARYGLQMHPYFGEAKQPAIGQTINAILDARPTATAMIVHNDATIAALPPVLAARGTRVPEDLSVVSLYSKDFGRAFSLPYTAIESSPDQLGQQAVRHLVRRIASPELAGAPVTRFIAPELTIRGSTE
- a CDS encoding LacI family DNA-binding transcriptional regulator yields the protein MAATIGDVARAAGVSRSTVSYALSGKRMISDETRARIQAAIDDLGFTPNAGARALATAQTNVLGLYLQFQDDEFAPAMLQYVLPVSTTAREDGFDLLMVTDTDLVEAVRRTTSSRMVDGVVLLDVTYDDVRLEPLREAAQPAVLIGYARDSAGFDSYDLDFGEAARLAVDHLAALGHTELVLITPPRHVYERGGSYAWRFRDAAVDRAARYGIRISALYGDSRQPGIDTAFDAAFATAPTATGLIVHNDAMIAALPSYLHKRGVRAPDDLSVVGVYSRDFGQTFSLPYTAVETSPDRLGELAVRQLVTRIADPERAGAPIVRLIEPRLVDRGSTRPVA
- a CDS encoding RICIN domain-containing protein, which translates into the protein MSDTRSDRSSAPIRGADPSPRRSRIPTARRVTATVAGFALVAAGGVLASTLPAAAAPAAASTLTVQADQPFRPVSHVGTGSLYGLADATTPSDGLVQAIKPTEFVMKPIGGKQQPTGDIGQTWQKADAAGAKVVDRLADYYPGWPYQFSWSNWDQFVTDQIQQVKASGMTNLSAWAPWNEPDGTWLASNGTFEDFWTHTYRLIRSLDPTTPIQGPSFSDNISDMQNFLNNAVATNTVPDVLAWHELAGSSLIAGDVAKVQGMEDALGIQRRPIDIEEYAAPAEVGIPGSLVGYVAKFERLGIRDAELAFWNQSGALGDLLTGQGGSPNGAYWLYKWYADMNGDMVTTTPPGNNNFDAAASVTADKKEVDVITGGASGTAGIRVAGLDKLAVGSKVNVKLEFTPSYGRTVAVAGPTTISTTTYQVGSDGSITVPVVMNPAYGYHIVVTPASQTTDLSGTYSISNLNSGLALDTQAGGTDAGTAVVQNTAAAGGSATQTWKLVSAGSGLYKIVNPATGLVLGVQGGGTATGVPAVIWGDSGTDDHLWQVVPDGKGDYRFENYGTGLVLGVAGMSTTAGAGVVQWTDGSVTSGCTATGPRQPGKIGSALSFCDSSAYAQLPTGAVSGLTGDYTVSAWVNPASNTSWQRLFDIGSGSNASMFVTLNDGTELRYAITTSGGGGEQRLNSSTKTLPLNQWSLVTVTVAGTTGTLYVNGQVVATNANMTIHPSAFGQSTRNYIGKSQYSSDPALNATVDDFNIYSRALSAAEVAALASGQAGAGDVVHYAFDEAGGATLVDSSGSGRNGTVVAGTSAAANTSATDAQTADHFWTLHALSAPTAPTGATPTATPSAVTVGWTAPADDGGTPITGYRIFRQGVADPVASVGADATSATVTGVWPGDTASFGVTAVNAAGESAESTLSAPVTVPDGATSKPGQAALSNDNGWDTGLQDGSYNVVMNLWWGEEGSIYRLYENGTLIATKQLTFGGVGAQNVSIPVTGKTNGTYVYTAQLVNSKGTTATTSTTVKVTQANPGTPVLSNDDWNGGGTYTVTANMWWGTNATSYTFSENGVVVGRGDLTANTPNAQAATLKVEGRAKGTYTYTVAFTNAAGTTTSKTMTVTVVK
- a CDS encoding glycoside hydrolase family 16 protein — its product is MPSFPESLPDAPNRRPDIDDDFRAGLSPQRWVASYLPQWTTAERARAHYEIGAAGIVLRIDADQPDWRPEDAPLRVSNLQTGVYSGPVGSRLGTHRHREDLEVRTETPQTLLFAPSRGRVEITASASRDAGCMLAAWLVGTEHRSPSESGEICIFEIDADAIGETTVARTGIKAHHDPGLATDMAAVVVPVDASSPHTWTVVWHDGETVIGCDGHTLRRIPQAPDYPLFLMIDLFEIGTRGGHYPKTATIHRVRAWQ
- a CDS encoding glycosyltransferase codes for the protein MAEVMFAVMPFSGHVAPMRAVVRAFAAAGHRVRVYTGSAHAEAFRADGAETVPWVRAPDFDENDPARTFPRLRGRKGPRQMIVNVEDLFVRTGAAQCADLTAAFDTRPWDVLVADSLSLGAHLAAERTGTPRVTVSLVPLATPSPGAPPPGLGLRPAASALGRLRDRALWAAISAASRPIQRAFHEQRALAGLPPTALTFQEALYSRDLVCASGVEQLEYPRPEWPGRIVWVGELADHAGNGIPEPAWWPESVADPRPLVHVTQGTQNVDPDDLIRPTFAALGRQQVQLAVATGVRGNSALPFPAPANARVADLLPYDRLLPRVDVMVTNGGWGGVLAALRHGVPLVIAGGDLDKPEVAARVAWSGAGVNLRTGTPSSRAILRAWRRISDGADYRAAAERIGAALRRHDGPGEVVEHTEALLAARR
- a CDS encoding helix-turn-helix transcriptional regulator; this encodes MIDRPGLAEFIRHRREALQPEDVGLPPGRRRRAVGLRREEVAALSHMSTDYYSRLERGDGPQPSEQMLAAIAQGLHLTLAERDHLFRLGGRTPPDRGASTEHISPGMLRVFDRLDDTPAEIVTELGETLRQTALSVTLVGDLVALTGAERSIGYRWFTDPGSRAAYTEEEREVLSRVYASGLRELAAARGAGSPADRLRQQLLDSSEEFRSAWDHHDVGLRPPDRKRFLHPEVGVLELSCQTLLDPEQSHRLLVYTATPGSDSSEKLRLLSVIGARSFA